In Luteitalea sp. TBR-22, one genomic interval encodes:
- a CDS encoding Smr/MutS family protein, which translates to MSDPHPVPIGPEFDLHSFAPRDIPDVVDAYLQEAHALGLREVRLVHGRGIGVQRARVQQVLHAHPLVSSYRDDPRAHLGATLATLRD; encoded by the coding sequence CCCGTTCCGATCGGTCCGGAGTTCGATCTCCACTCGTTCGCGCCGCGCGACATCCCGGACGTGGTCGACGCCTACCTGCAGGAAGCGCATGCCCTCGGCCTGCGTGAGGTGCGCCTCGTCCACGGGCGCGGCATCGGCGTGCAGCGGGCGCGCGTGCAGCAGGTGCTGCACGCGCATCCGCTCGTTTCGTCGTATCGCGACGACCCGCGCGCCCACCTCGGCGCGACGCTGGCAACGTTGAGGGACTGA